In Arvicola amphibius chromosome 1, mArvAmp1.2, whole genome shotgun sequence, one DNA window encodes the following:
- the LOC119826958 gene encoding 60S ribosomal protein L27-like, which translates to MGKFMKPGKVVLVLAGRYSGRKAVIVKNIDDGTSDCPYSHALVAGIDRYPRKLTAAMGKKKVAKRSKIKSFVKVYNYNHLMPTRYSVDIPLDKTVVNKDVFRDPALKHKARREAKVKFEERYKTGKNKWFFQKLRF; encoded by the coding sequence ATGGGCAAGTTCATGAAACCCGGGAAAGTGGTGCTCGTCCTGGCTGGACGCTACTCCGGACGCAAAGCTGTCATCGTGAAGAACATTGATGATGGCACCTCAGACTGCCCTTACAGCCATGCCCTGGTGGCTGGAATTGACCGCTATCCCCGAAAACTGACAGCTGCTATGGGCAAGAAGAAAGTTGCCAAGAGATCCAAGATCAAGTCCTTTGTGAAGGTTTATAACTACAACCACCTGATGCCCACAAGGTACTCTGTGGACATCCCCCTGGACAAAACTGTTGTCAACAAGGATGTCTTTAGGGACCCAGCCCTGAAACACAAGGCAAGGCGGGAAGCCAAGGTCAAATTTGAGGAACGATACAAGACAGGGAAGAACAAATGGTTTTTCCAGAAGCTTcgcttttag